From the genome of Photobacterium sp. TLY01:
ATCACCGCACTGACAAACAGGGCAGGGAATGCCAGCAAGGCCATAGCGGATGCCGTAAAAATGCCCCAGACAGTCAGTGGCATGCGCAGCAGCGTCATCCCCCGGGTCCGGGCCTGCAGTACAGTGGTGACATAATTCAGCCCGCCCATGGTGGCCGCGATGATAAAAACCGCCAGCGAGATCAGCATCAGCACGATGCCCCAGTCGGTACCGGGGGTACCGGGCAAAATGGCCTGTGGCGGATAGAGGGTCCAGCCAGCGCCGGTCGGACCGCCGGTCACAAAGAAACTGGCCAGTAATATCAGTGAGGCCAGCAGATAAAACCAGAAACTGAGCATGTTCAGGAAAGGGAACACCATGTCTCTGGCGCCCACCATGAGCGGGATCAGATAGTTCCCGAATCCGCCCAGAAACAGTGCCGTCAGCAGGTAAACCACCATGATCATGCCGTGCATGGTCAGCGCCTGATAATAGCTATTGGCATCAATGAAATCGAAGGTGCCGGGAAAGCCCAGTTGCAGGCGCATCACCCAGGACATGACCAGGGCTATCAGACCCATAAAAATAGCGGTCAGAGAATACTGAATGGCAATGACCTTATGATCCTGACTCCAGATATACTTGCGCCAGAACGATTGTGAGTACCCGGCGCTGTGTTGGTGAGTCTGTACTGTCATATCTCCTCCTGTCGCGAGCACTACTGCGCCAGAGACTGGATATAGGCGATCAGGGCATCGATTTCCTGATCATTAAACGTATACGCAGGCATGACTGCAGGATAGCCTTTTACCAGTTCGGCTTTTGCATCTAAGATTGACCGTTTCAGATAAGCCTTGTCAGCCTGAAGCTGCGTATCATCCGACAGGGTTCGTACATTGCCGTACAGTCCCTGCCAGGTCGGGCCGACACCGGGTTTACCGTCGTGGCTGTGGCAGGCAATACAGCCATTGACCTGAGATAAGGTTTCGCCCATCGCAATCAGATCGGCTTGGGAGAGGGCTTCACCACTGGTACTTGTGTCTGCGGGGCGCTGGGTTTGGGCAAACGTCGGCTGTGCGGCCAGCCAGTTGCCAAACTCTGCTTCGTCTTCCACGACCACGCGTCCACGCATATTGAAATGCCCGACACCACAGAGTTCAGCGCAAAGGATGTCAAACTGCCCTCGTTCTGTGGGCCTGACCCAGAAATGGGTGACAGTGCCGGGAACCAGATCCATCTTTGCCCGGAACTGGGGCACGTTGAAATCATGCAGAACGTCTTTGGAGCGCAGCAGCACTTTATAGGGTGCGTAAAGGGGCAAGTGCAGTTCGGGTAGCAGAATTATCCGGTCATCTGCCCCGGCCGGATCATCCGGGTCAATACCTAATGGGTTGGTATTGGACACAAACCGGGTGTCACTTTTGCCCAGTTGTCCGTCATCACCAGGAAAACGGAATCGCCAGCGCCATTGTTCCCCGACGACTTCAACAATCCGTGCCTCATCCGGCACGCTGACAAATTGCCCGTACACTACTAAGCCCGGGGCCAGTAAAGCAATAATGCCGACTGAGGTAATGCCGATTAGCCAGGCTTCGAGTTTTTTGCTGTCAGGCTGAAACTGGGACTGGCGGCCGGGTTTGTGTCTGAAGCGAATGATCAGCCAGGCAAGCACCAGATTCAGCACGATAAAAAACGCCCCGGTAATGATGAGCGTCAGATGCAACGCACCATCTATCTCCCCCCAGTTCGACGCCGCAGGCGTCAGCCACCAGGGGCTGTAGAGATGAAAGGCAATGGAAGCAATGACAAGAATGATCAGGGCAATGGCAATTGCCATATATCACCTTCTACCGAAATTGGTCGCATCCATGAGAGGAACAAAAATCGGTAACCCGAACCCTGAAAGTCAAACGGTATTGATGCCCGCGCAGCGAAGGCTTTATCCACAGCGGTCAGTCAGAAAAAAGACAAAGTCGCTGTGCCTGATAGTCATACTGATTAAAAGCTTAGTGGACATCATCATGCTGTGCGAGTGCTTTGCGGGGTTTCTCAGCAGACGGTTCGTAAATGAGAAAACTGGGTTTCACTGAAAAATGTCTTACTATGAAAGAAGTTACTCAGGCACAATCGTCTGATAGTCAATAAGTTAAGCTTTCCCAAAAATGAGGAGGGGATGTGGCTGGTGCAAGTTTGTTAACCTTGCTGGATGATATCGCAACCGTACTTGATGATGTCGCTGTGATGAGTAAAGTCGCGGCCCGAAAAACCGCAGGCGTACTCGGCGACGATCTGGCCCTGAATGCCCAGCAGGTGGCCGGGGTCAGAGCGGAACGTGAAATTCCGGTTGTGTGGGCGGTGGCAAAAGGTTCGTTTAAAAATAAGCTGATCCTGGTGCCGGCGGCGCTGTTAATCAGTGCCGTTGCCCCTTGGCTCATTGTGCCATTGCTGCTGATTGGTGGTTTGTTTTTGTGTTTTGAAGGGGCTGAGAAAGTCATTCACAAACTCACCCATGATGATGCGGAAGAAGCGCTGAAGGATCACGACCAGTTGCCAGAAGGCATGGATCTGGAGGAATACGAAAAGAACAAGATTAAAGGGGCCATCCGAACCGATTTTATCCTGTCAGCTGAAATCATTGTGATTGCACTAGGCACGGTTCAGGGCATGTCCCTGATGACGCAGTTGCTGGTGGTCAGTCTGATTGCTGTCACCATGACCGTGGGCGTCTATGGTCTGGTGGCGGGTATCGTCAAACTTGACGATGGCGGTTTTTATCTGGTGAAACAGCATCAGGAGAAAAGTCTGTTGCACGGCTTTGGTCAGCTGTTGATCGCGGCTGCGCCTAAGTTGATGAAGTTTCTGGCTATTGTCGGCACTATTGCCATGTTTTTGGTCGGTGGCGGCATAGTGGTTCACAGCATTCCCGATTCGCATCACTGGCTGGAATTGTTAACTGAGCGGTTGCATGCTCTGCCCGGGTCGTCATGGCTGGTGCCCATGATGACCAACATGGTAGTCGGTATCGTTGCGGGCCTGCTGGTACTGGCTGTCGTTTCCGCCTGGCAGCGTTTGCGCGGTAATCAGGCAGCATAAATCATTGACTTAAGGTATGCTGATGTCAGCTTGAGATGTAAGTATAAGAATGAAGATGACCAAAAAGCCAAGATGCAGACCTTTTGTGATGCTCAACCGCCTGCCTTTGCTGGCGGTTTTGCTTCTCCCTACTATCGCAGCAGCCAGCAGCGAGCCGGTAATTGCAACCGTTCCGGAAGCGGTATCATCCCAGAACACCGCCTCGGTGCTGGCTGATGCATTCGAACAGTCAGCCCAACTGTGGCGGCGGGATGCTATCGCTTATGCCCGGTTGCCCAGCCGTGATGACATTGGCCGGATGCTTACGACCTACGGGTTAGATGCTGCCGGAAAGCCTGTTGCGATTTCGCAGCAAGAGATTGTTCAGGAAAGTGTTGTGGTACGTGACATGCAACCCTTGGTCGGGGCCGTATATCGCGAATACCTGATGACCAGAACGGCATGGTTCGAAGACTACGGCATGATGCCAGATACGTTGTCATTCCACAGTTATCAGTCGTTGCGTCAGATACAAGT
Proteins encoded in this window:
- a CDS encoding cytochrome c oxidase subunit II gives rise to the protein MAIAIALIILVIASIAFHLYSPWWLTPAASNWGEIDGALHLTLIITGAFFIVLNLVLAWLIIRFRHKPGRQSQFQPDSKKLEAWLIGITSVGIIALLAPGLVVYGQFVSVPDEARIVEVVGEQWRWRFRFPGDDGQLGKSDTRFVSNTNPLGIDPDDPAGADDRIILLPELHLPLYAPYKVLLRSKDVLHDFNVPQFRAKMDLVPGTVTHFWVRPTERGQFDILCAELCGVGHFNMRGRVVVEDEAEFGNWLAAQPTFAQTQRPADTSTSGEALSQADLIAMGETLSQVNGCIACHSHDGKPGVGPTWQGLYGNVRTLSDDTQLQADKAYLKRSILDAKAELVKGYPAVMPAYTFNDQEIDALIAYIQSLAQ
- a CDS encoding DUF808 domain-containing protein encodes the protein MAGASLLTLLDDIATVLDDVAVMSKVAARKTAGVLGDDLALNAQQVAGVRAEREIPVVWAVAKGSFKNKLILVPAALLISAVAPWLIVPLLLIGGLFLCFEGAEKVIHKLTHDDAEEALKDHDQLPEGMDLEEYEKNKIKGAIRTDFILSAEIIVIALGTVQGMSLMTQLLVVSLIAVTMTVGVYGLVAGIVKLDDGGFYLVKQHQEKSLLHGFGQLLIAAAPKLMKFLAIVGTIAMFLVGGGIVVHSIPDSHHWLELLTERLHALPGSSWLVPMMTNMVVGIVAGLLVLAVVSAWQRLRGNQAA